In Fervidobacterium thailandense, a genomic segment contains:
- a CDS encoding PQQ-binding-like beta-propeller repeat protein, with protein sequence MVDRLQVRILTKEVVFTKLKKFPAKCVYICAFLIVVLWVFSMVGCGPSVNLPPEKPYNPSPANGATNVDGYKLKLSWSARDPNFFDTLRFDVYFGESATNLELIASKILNSHIELSGKYELLTKNKKYYWRVVVWDSKNEYAEGDLWEFTTASNYLPRFTGSPTPSNGTTGVTVNPVLRWDAFDPDGDMLTFDLQFGEFSPPPLIATGLTSKEYSPGKLKYGTKYYWRVVAKDSKGGRAESPIWSFTTEVPIGEVKWKYLTSGYSPSIISSPAIGSDGTIYVGSLDTLYAITPDGTLKWWYTVNGQVLSSPAVKSE encoded by the coding sequence ATGGTAGACAGATTGCAGGTAAGAATCCTCACAAAGGAGGTGGTCTTCACGAAATTAAAGAAATTCCCCGCGAAATGCGTGTACATCTGTGCATTTTTGATCGTTGTGTTGTGGGTGTTTTCGATGGTAGGTTGCGGGCCAAGTGTGAATCTACCACCGGAAAAGCCTTACAATCCGTCCCCTGCTAACGGGGCAACAAACGTGGACGGATACAAACTGAAGCTTAGCTGGAGTGCAAGGGATCCGAATTTCTTTGATACGCTACGTTTCGATGTCTACTTTGGCGAATCTGCCACCAATTTGGAGCTTATCGCTTCAAAAATTTTAAACTCGCACATCGAACTTTCCGGCAAGTACGAACTGTTAACGAAGAATAAGAAGTATTACTGGCGTGTCGTTGTGTGGGATAGCAAAAACGAGTACGCCGAGGGTGATCTTTGGGAGTTCACAACAGCATCAAACTACCTGCCACGATTCACCGGAAGCCCAACACCGAGCAATGGTACCACCGGTGTGACTGTCAATCCCGTTCTCAGATGGGATGCGTTTGATCCGGATGGAGACATGTTGACGTTCGATCTCCAGTTTGGAGAATTTAGCCCTCCACCTTTGATAGCCACCGGTTTAACTTCAAAGGAGTACAGCCCCGGTAAGCTGAAGTACGGCACAAAGTACTACTGGAGAGTGGTTGCCAAGGACAGCAAAGGTGGGAGGGCCGAAAGTCCAATTTGGAGTTTCACAACCGAGGTACCAATCGGGGAAGTCAAGTGGAAATATCTGACTTCCGGGTATTCACCAAGTATAATCTCCAGCCCGGCGATCGGTAGTGACGGGACAATTTACGTCGGAAGCCTTGACACACTTTACGCCATAACACCGGATGGGACGTTGAAGTGGTGGTACACCGTGAACGGTCAAGTCCTATCGAGTCCTGCGGTAAAAAGTGAATGA
- a CDS encoding PQQ-binding-like beta-propeller repeat protein, producing MYFGSTDGIVYALDEDGRLKWRFKTDGPVESSPAVDSSGNIYVGSADGYLYAIKPDGTIKWDFETAGAIYSSPAIGYDGTIYVGSEDGNLYAIKPDGTEKWRFTTGGGIYASPAIASDGTIYVGSRDNYLYAIYSWGTQRWKVPVRFKSTSFAQNPYSSPVVGPDGTIYVGDMDGNLKAIATYGTVKWSYPTGASILSTPVIGTDGTIYFGSSNGYVYAVRSDGSLKWRSAFRISYGIRSSPTIEADGTLHIGGLDGWLYAVYTDSYGLAKFNWPKFRGNIRNTGRYGESY from the coding sequence ATCTATTTTGGGAGTACTGACGGTATCGTTTACGCACTCGATGAGGATGGAAGGTTGAAGTGGCGGTTCAAAACTGACGGTCCGGTCGAGTCAAGTCCAGCGGTGGATTCCTCTGGTAACATCTACGTCGGAAGTGCGGACGGTTATCTTTATGCCATAAAGCCGGACGGGACGATAAAGTGGGACTTTGAAACGGCTGGGGCTATATACTCAAGCCCGGCGATTGGCTATGACGGAACAATCTATGTAGGTAGCGAGGATGGCAACTTGTACGCGATTAAACCCGATGGTACGGAGAAGTGGCGTTTTACCACCGGTGGTGGGATTTACGCGAGTCCCGCGATTGCTTCGGATGGTACGATATACGTCGGTAGTAGGGACAATTACCTGTACGCAATTTACTCTTGGGGAACTCAGCGGTGGAAAGTGCCCGTACGTTTCAAAAGCACTTCCTTTGCTCAGAATCCGTACTCGAGTCCGGTCGTTGGTCCCGACGGTACCATCTACGTAGGTGACATGGACGGAAATCTAAAAGCCATCGCAACTTACGGGACGGTTAAGTGGAGTTATCCGACGGGTGCGTCAATTCTCTCCACACCGGTAATTGGGACGGATGGAACGATATATTTTGGTAGTAGCAACGGTTACGTCTACGCCGTCAGGTCTGACGGTTCACTGAAGTGGCGTTCAGCGTTCCGCATTAGTTACGGGATCAGGTCGAGCCCAACGATCGAAGCGGACGGTACTCTCCACATTGGTGGTTTGGACGGTTGGCTCTACGCGGTTTATACGGATTCGTACGGTTTAGCCAAGTTCAACTGGCCGAAGTTCCGTGGAAATATCAGAAACACGGGGAGGTATGGTGAGTCGTATTGA
- a CDS encoding metallophosphoesterase family protein yields MRKVAFISDVHSNLEALEAVLKDIDERGVDEVFCVGDLVGYGPNPNEVIELIRERNIPTVCGNYDDAVGFEKDSCGCAYNPGRETEVGDESIRWTIEHTSPENKAFLRSLPKKLSIQVENVKVLLVHGSPLNHLLEYVKPSVSAERLKLLVRDIEEDIIVNGHTHLRMARHILGKLVLNPGSVGRTKDGKPGATYAILYVDDVVYWYEFVFVEYDVKRTVEKLVKAGLPVELGTVLALGQTFDMGPGKDDSSKDASKNFQLFR; encoded by the coding sequence TTGCGTAAAGTTGCCTTTATTTCGGACGTGCATTCGAACCTGGAAGCACTAGAGGCGGTTTTAAAGGATATCGACGAGCGTGGGGTGGACGAGGTTTTCTGCGTTGGTGATCTTGTTGGTTACGGGCCGAACCCGAACGAAGTTATCGAGCTTATCCGTGAGCGAAATATTCCAACCGTCTGCGGCAATTACGACGATGCCGTTGGCTTTGAGAAAGACAGTTGTGGGTGCGCGTACAACCCTGGTCGAGAGACGGAGGTCGGGGATGAGTCGATACGGTGGACAATAGAGCACACAAGCCCGGAGAACAAGGCGTTTCTCCGCTCGCTTCCCAAGAAGCTCAGTATCCAGGTCGAGAACGTAAAGGTATTGCTTGTTCACGGAAGTCCGCTGAACCACTTGCTTGAGTACGTCAAGCCTTCGGTATCGGCTGAGCGACTGAAATTGCTGGTTCGTGACATCGAGGAAGATATCATCGTCAACGGTCACACGCATCTGAGGATGGCAAGGCATATCTTGGGAAAGTTGGTCCTCAACCCCGGTAGTGTGGGGCGTACTAAGGACGGTAAGCCAGGAGCAACTTACGCGATCCTGTACGTGGATGATGTGGTGTATTGGTACGAATTTGTTTTCGTGGAGTACGATGTAAAGAGGACTGTTGAAAAGCTTGTCAAAGCCGGCTTGCCGGTCGAGCTTGGCACCGTACTGGCACTGGGGCAGACGTTCGATATGGGACCTGGTAAGGATGATTCGTCCAAAGACGCATCAAAGAACTTCCAGCTCTTTCGTTGA
- a CDS encoding TM0106 family RecB-like putative nuclease, which produces MSQMILTNRDIKTIYFCPKKARYEIQNSNGPNLPQDIKTFSTDAFGCLLVVIPDEIVSRSPYVLKIKKTGKKLSDYHFLEAAFIGYVLESCGQEVGSIIFESEHYSTSVNWRPYVTRMLSLLSYFCTETDYKVSKTHLCRLCPFVEKCFHEARAIESIDFLHGLRGKTAEKLRKIGIDSIKDLLNQRDRLIEHFGPERTRKLIAHARSVIENRPVLFAQPPQLENGIFLDIESYTPTDFDYLFGVLSDGTYIPFLARDQNEEVRAFRNVLEFIDQTSGPVYHFHQYEVQRFKKLAKRYGIDIPKEFFKRFVDVYKLYADHVALPVPSYSLKVLARYFGFQWRNDINGRTVIDTYARYMSTGDEDILNAILVYNEDDVRATELLVSKLREMCSTKELEVL; this is translated from the coding sequence ATGTCCCAAATGATTTTGACAAACAGAGATATTAAAACCATATACTTCTGTCCAAAAAAAGCTAGGTATGAAATCCAAAACTCGAACGGTCCGAACCTACCGCAGGATATCAAAACGTTCTCCACGGATGCGTTCGGCTGTTTACTCGTGGTGATTCCCGACGAGATCGTCTCCAGATCTCCTTACGTACTGAAGATAAAAAAGACGGGAAAGAAGCTGAGCGATTACCACTTCCTTGAGGCGGCGTTCATCGGATATGTGCTCGAGAGTTGTGGGCAGGAAGTCGGTTCTATCATTTTCGAAAGTGAACATTACTCGACCTCGGTCAACTGGAGACCGTACGTTACCCGGATGCTCTCGCTACTTTCGTACTTTTGTACCGAAACCGATTACAAAGTTTCAAAAACGCACCTGTGCAGGCTCTGCCCATTCGTCGAAAAATGTTTCCACGAAGCGAGGGCTATCGAAAGCATCGATTTTCTACACGGACTACGCGGTAAAACGGCGGAGAAACTCAGAAAGATCGGGATAGATTCGATAAAGGATTTACTGAACCAGCGAGACAGGTTGATAGAACATTTCGGCCCTGAACGCACAAGAAAACTTATCGCACACGCGCGAAGCGTGATCGAAAACAGACCCGTTCTTTTTGCCCAGCCCCCACAGCTGGAAAATGGTATCTTCCTAGACATCGAAAGCTACACGCCTACTGATTTTGATTACCTCTTCGGGGTGCTTTCAGATGGAACTTACATTCCCTTCTTGGCACGGGATCAAAACGAAGAGGTACGAGCTTTTCGAAATGTACTTGAATTCATCGATCAAACCTCCGGCCCGGTGTACCACTTCCACCAATACGAAGTCCAGAGGTTCAAGAAACTCGCCAAACGTTACGGTATTGACATACCTAAGGAATTTTTCAAACGCTTCGTGGACGTCTACAAACTGTACGCGGACCACGTTGCCCTGCCCGTTCCATCCTACTCGCTGAAGGTGCTCGCACGGTACTTCGGATTCCAGTGGAGAAACGATATAAACGGGAGGACAGTCATTGACACCTACGCCCGTTACATGTCCACCGGTGATGAAGACATATTAAACGCGATTCTCGTGTACAACGAAGACGATGTAAGGGCCACTGAACTACTGGTCAGCAAATTAAGGGAAATGTGCTCAACGAAAGAGCTGGAAGTTCTTTGA
- a CDS encoding SDR family NAD(P)-dependent oxidoreductase, translating to MPKLSDYRWALVTGASSGIGREFALELARRNLNLVLVGRDVSALSKLEEEIHSISSSKVIFIQADLVKDTSYVIENTSHLQIDLLINNAGLGLYGEFPTHQWDEYETIIDLNVKVLTQLTYHYLKEMLRVGRGGIINIASVAGFFPIPKFAVYASTKAYVYNFSLALWAELLDKNIHVLCVAPGKTRTKFFERAKMRTDYNMMEPREVVVGALRAFEAGKPLYIPDVGNKLAYSVVRRIFSDRVVAKILKKFF from the coding sequence ATGCCCAAACTCTCGGATTACCGGTGGGCACTTGTAACGGGCGCATCGTCGGGCATAGGGCGTGAGTTCGCGCTTGAACTTGCTCGGCGGAACCTCAACCTCGTTCTTGTCGGTAGGGATGTCTCCGCGTTGAGTAAGTTGGAGGAGGAGATACACAGCATTTCCTCCTCAAAGGTCATCTTTATCCAAGCCGACCTTGTGAAGGATACCTCCTACGTGATCGAGAATACGAGCCATCTCCAAATTGACCTACTGATCAACAACGCAGGTCTGGGACTCTACGGGGAGTTCCCAACCCACCAGTGGGACGAGTACGAGACCATAATAGATCTGAACGTCAAAGTCTTAACGCAACTAACCTATCATTACTTAAAAGAGATGCTACGCGTGGGGCGAGGCGGGATTATCAACATCGCCTCGGTTGCGGGATTCTTCCCAATACCAAAGTTCGCCGTTTATGCCTCCACCAAAGCGTACGTCTACAATTTCTCTCTCGCACTCTGGGCCGAGTTACTTGACAAGAACATCCACGTTCTGTGTGTGGCACCTGGTAAAACTCGGACAAAGTTCTTCGAGCGTGCGAAAATGAGAACGGATTACAACATGATGGAACCACGCGAAGTAGTCGTTGGTGCCCTGCGGGCATTCGAGGCAGGCAAGCCACTCTACATTCCAGACGTGGGTAACAAACTGGCTTACTCGGTGGTTCGGAGGATCTTTAGCGATCGTGTGGTAGCGAAGATTCTGAAAAAATTTTTCTGA
- a CDS encoding MATE family efflux transporter → MLKNVLRIAIPVSVENILGNTGIFLMTLMLTKLGEVPVAVNGIAAQASFLVILFLFGLNSGGGIFLAQFWGKKDYEGISRTTSLMVLFSLVISTIFFVLTFFFPTFFAGIFSKDPTVVKESFEFLRIISFSYFGIALEVVFRTLLRSVERATIPMESYIFGTTVQVGLAYVLTFGHFGFPKLGLMGIAWATLVGRYLIPAYQILRIVFSDLKFSFFNPGVPRSFLRKFLSYATPTTLNEIAWSLGMTMYGVIFGRMGTKVYAARNVLSSFENYVWTFTFGLVIAAAVLVGKMIGEMRYQEALQFAKRMLKVNVLVGTVSAGLILLVYYVLLPGFKLELETKRMLTFAMWVMLIGAPIKAFNGMAVVGVLRAGGDAKFAFLLESSTLWLIGVPLAYIGAFVWNLDMPVVYALTLSDELVKSILAYLRIKSNSWMRNVTLEEPTVLVEHEV, encoded by the coding sequence ATGCTCAAAAACGTTCTTAGGATCGCTATACCCGTTTCCGTTGAAAATATTCTCGGGAACACGGGCATTTTCTTGATGACTTTGATGCTCACAAAGCTTGGGGAAGTTCCGGTTGCTGTGAACGGGATCGCGGCCCAGGCCTCTTTTTTGGTAATCCTCTTCCTCTTCGGTCTCAACTCCGGTGGGGGGATATTCTTAGCGCAGTTCTGGGGAAAGAAGGATTACGAGGGCATATCGAGGACTACGAGTTTGATGGTCCTTTTCTCGCTCGTCATTTCAACCATTTTCTTTGTGCTTACGTTCTTCTTTCCGACGTTTTTCGCGGGTATTTTTTCGAAAGATCCGACGGTAGTTAAGGAAAGCTTTGAGTTTTTGAGGATAATATCCTTTTCGTACTTTGGTATAGCTCTCGAGGTCGTCTTCCGAACCCTTTTACGTAGTGTGGAACGCGCAACAATCCCAATGGAATCTTACATATTCGGAACCACTGTCCAAGTTGGCCTGGCTTACGTACTCACGTTTGGCCATTTCGGTTTTCCGAAGCTCGGCTTGATGGGTATCGCGTGGGCCACGCTGGTTGGGCGGTACTTAATTCCCGCATATCAAATTCTGAGAATCGTCTTTTCCGATTTGAAGTTTTCGTTTTTCAATCCCGGTGTACCACGTAGCTTTTTGAGAAAATTCCTCAGCTACGCCACACCCACGACGCTGAACGAGATTGCCTGGTCACTTGGAATGACGATGTACGGGGTCATTTTCGGGCGGATGGGAACGAAGGTTTACGCAGCAAGGAACGTGCTTTCGTCCTTTGAGAATTACGTTTGGACGTTTACGTTCGGTTTGGTCATCGCCGCAGCAGTTCTTGTTGGAAAGATGATAGGCGAGATGCGTTATCAGGAAGCGCTGCAATTTGCAAAGCGTATGCTTAAAGTGAACGTCCTGGTGGGCACGGTGAGCGCTGGACTGATCTTACTTGTGTACTACGTACTCCTTCCCGGATTCAAACTTGAGTTAGAAACGAAGAGGATGCTCACATTTGCCATGTGGGTGATGCTCATCGGTGCACCGATCAAGGCGTTCAACGGTATGGCGGTGGTCGGGGTTCTGAGGGCTGGAGGAGATGCAAAGTTCGCGTTTTTACTTGAATCTTCAACGTTGTGGTTGATAGGTGTTCCACTTGCGTACATTGGAGCTTTCGTCTGGAATCTAGACATGCCGGTGGTTTACGCCTTAACTCTGTCAGATGAGCTTGTCAAATCGATCCTCGCATATCTCAGAATCAAGTCGAACAGTTGGATGCGAAACGTGACGTTGGAAGAACCGACGGTCCTTGTTGAACACGAAGTCTGA
- a CDS encoding fumarate hydratase, whose product MALVSPREIYERVKDELIKVNVQVSGEVEEYFQSYRGPFRDEILKNFVVARCERLPLCQDTGLVEFFVFKGVNILLEEPISLTLNRCVADAYAEAGFRKSIVREPICNRVNTGSNTPCIVHLFEVGTDTLEIFVLVKGGGSENLTRLLMLEPGASTDELIDAVQNVLVPDVANACPPVHVGIGLGGSSDLALLLSRLALFDHDFKNFEPDIVDYPELSEKLKERLNSSKIGVQALGVGHTVLKVRCLGFPTHIATLPVAVSVDCFLNRTGRVKIR is encoded by the coding sequence GTGGCTTTGGTTAGTCCTCGTGAGATATACGAGCGCGTAAAGGATGAATTGATTAAGGTAAACGTTCAAGTGAGCGGAGAAGTGGAGGAGTATTTTCAGAGCTATCGTGGGCCGTTTCGGGACGAGATACTCAAAAACTTTGTCGTGGCCCGTTGTGAGCGACTCCCGTTGTGTCAGGATACCGGCTTGGTTGAGTTCTTCGTTTTCAAGGGGGTCAACATCCTGCTTGAGGAACCAATAAGCCTGACGTTGAACAGGTGCGTTGCGGACGCTTACGCGGAAGCCGGTTTTAGAAAGAGTATCGTGCGCGAGCCGATTTGCAATCGTGTCAATACTGGAAGTAACACGCCGTGCATCGTTCACTTGTTTGAGGTTGGTACAGATACGTTGGAGATTTTCGTTCTGGTCAAAGGTGGGGGTAGTGAAAATCTCACAAGGTTACTGATGCTCGAACCAGGTGCAAGTACTGACGAGTTAATCGATGCTGTGCAAAACGTGCTCGTACCGGACGTTGCGAACGCTTGTCCACCGGTTCACGTTGGGATAGGCTTGGGGGGAAGTTCGGACCTCGCACTCTTACTTTCCAGACTCGCACTCTTTGATCACGATTTTAAAAATTTCGAACCGGACATCGTTGATTATCCCGAGCTTTCGGAAAAGCTGAAAGAACGACTGAACTCTTCAAAAATAGGTGTCCAAGCCTTGGGAGTTGGACACACGGTTTTGAAGGTTAGGTGTCTTGGTTTCCCGACGCACATTGCCACGTTACCAGTTGCGGTGAGTGTGGACTGCTTTCTGAATCGTACCGGAAGGGTGAAGATAAGATGA
- a CDS encoding FumA C-terminus/TtdB family hydratase beta subunit, producing MNMTIDLSKLRVGEFLEFDGEMFVMRDAAQKRLLEFKTSGKDLPVDLRGKIVFYAGPTFVGGRMVIGPTTSKRMDKYLQLLLENGVVATVGKGARSEYVRELIRLFKAPYFVAPSGCAAYLSEHVVGWEMLAFPELGPEAIYRIEVKKFPLVVYIDANGNVYEAFGGADGI from the coding sequence ATGAACATGACAATAGATCTGTCAAAATTGAGGGTTGGGGAATTTCTAGAGTTTGACGGTGAAATGTTTGTGATGCGCGATGCGGCACAAAAGAGGTTACTTGAATTCAAAACAAGTGGAAAAGACCTCCCAGTGGATTTAAGGGGAAAAATCGTGTTTTACGCTGGTCCAACGTTTGTTGGCGGCAGAATGGTCATTGGGCCTACCACTTCAAAGAGAATGGACAAGTACCTTCAGCTGCTTTTAGAAAACGGTGTCGTTGCGACCGTTGGGAAAGGGGCAAGGTCCGAGTATGTTCGAGAGTTAATCAGGTTGTTTAAGGCCCCGTACTTTGTTGCACCGAGTGGTTGCGCGGCGTATCTATCCGAACACGTCGTTGGTTGGGAAATGTTGGCTTTTCCCGAATTGGGGCCGGAGGCTATTTACAGGATCGAGGTAAAAAAATTCCCGTTGGTCGTCTACATTGACGCCAACGGGAACGTTTACGAAGCTTTTGGTGGAGCCGATGGGATTTGA